Proteins from a genomic interval of Channa argus isolate prfri chromosome 11, Channa argus male v1.0, whole genome shotgun sequence:
- the polk gene encoding DNA polymerase kappa isoform X1 gives MENGTALSKGEGFLSRMALNDNKAGMEGLDRDKINKIIMETSKGSRFYENELKREQQVNQRIEKMMLQKAQITEEQLKKAQAQVEKVALELERNRDLSRVIVHVDMDAFYAAVEMRDCPELEDKPMAVGSMSMLSTSNYHARKYGVRAAMPGFIAKKLCPNLVIVPPNFDKYRAVSDEIREIFADYDPHFQPVSLDEAYLDFTDHLEKRQSWPESSRTHCYHANGSTSVKQQIQHLQEAVQEEKDLSPVLFEDSPSSSPSLIGSEGVSGAAMAVEVFGTSVEEAVKEMRFRIEQKTMLTASAGIAPNLMLAKVCSDKKKPNGQYRLPSTREAVMDFIQNLPVRKTFLNLVKVMCYRQGKNIYKENLYKHVYIFYQVSGIGKVSEKMLNALGISCCSHLGQRMALLSLLFSETAWHHFMQISLGLGSTYISRHEERKSISTERTFKELSKVEEQLSLCRELCDDLAGDMKKEGLKGKTVTLKLKNVNFEVKTRASTVPYAVATVDEIFAIAKDLLKTEVENESPQPLRLRLMGVRISAFVSLDDKKPLQKSIVSFLQPGKADSTGFTQEMHQKLEKKPISDFSIQTWCFGGPPPVHMCQKQEGGPWRIKQKGLEGGQISDQQSFFQRAHAKRLELLAEKSSTQEEGQRENVSVITPIDVHAQNGIESSVEVHKSKASGCLENDIIFSIETHASTSGCGSSVSKSLTCPVCFRQVETTDLNVFNGHIDQCLSTASRKPNQSAYPDSESDLEFDIDHKVAENWNGECKVEAKDLESKRVYPQEAQCSSRNDFDEMVLSISGHNNSMVSKLPQACYDKGSVLICPVCQLTQDTDDLNVFNHHVDLCLNQDVLHELHGQTSSPINPPSVTKSKAVDGGQLLPRQASKGKSKRGLKASVLTRQLTSSSGDSHAHNLIWKT, from the exons GGACAAGATCAACAAGATCATCATGGAGACATCAAAG GGATCTAGGTTTTATGAGAATGAGCTAAAGAGAGAGCAGCAGGTGAACCAACGCATTGAGAAAATGATGCTCCAAAAGGCACAGATCACAGAGGAACAGCTGAAGAAAGCACAAGCTCAG GTGGAGAAAGTGGCCTTAGAGCTGGAGAGGAATCGTGATCTAAGCCGTGTAATTGTGCATGTGGACATGGATGCTTTCTATGCTGCTGTGGAGATGAGAGACTGTCCTGAGCTGGAGGATAAGCCCATGGCTGTAGGATCCATGAGCATGCTG tcaaCATCTAACTACCATGCCAGGAAGTACGGGGTCCGAGCTGCAATGCCTGGCTTTATTGCAAAGAAACTCTGCCCCAACTTAGTCATTGTTCCACCTAACTTTGATAAATACAGAGCAGTAAGTGACGAG ATCCGGGAGATTTTTGCGGACTATGACCCTCACTTCCAGCCAGTGAGCCTGGATGAAGCCTATCTGGACTTTACAGACCACCTggaaaagagacagagctgGCCAGAATCATCTCGTACACATTGCTACCACGCCAATGGCAGCACCTCAG TCAAACAGCAGATTCAGCATCTTCAGGAGGCAGTGCAAGAGGAAAAAGACCTCTCTCCAGTCTTGTTTGAGGACAGCCCGAGCTCCTCTCCCAGCTTGATAGGCTCTGAAGGTGTCAGTGGTGCTGCTATGGCTGTTGAGGTGTTTGGGACGTCTGTTGAAGAAGCGGTGAAAGAGATGCGCTTCCGCATCGAGCAAAAGACCATGCTGACCGCCAGTGCAG GAATTGCTCCAAACCTGATGCTTGCCAAGGTTTGCAGTGACAAGAAAAAGCCCAATGGCCAATACAGACTCCCCTCCACCAGAGAGGCAGTTATGGACTTCATTCAGAATCTTCCAGTTCGCAAA accTTTTTAAATTTGGTGAAGGTGATGTGCTACAGACaaggtaaaaatatatataaggAAAATCTgtataaacatgtttatattttctacCAGGTTTCTGGCATAGGGAAAGTGAGTGAAAAGATGCTCAATGCGCTAGGGATCAGTTGCTGTTCTCATCTTGGCCAACGGATGGCATTGCTGTCATTGTTGTTCTCTGAGACAGCCTGGCATCATTTCATGCAGATTTCCCTGGGTCTGGGCTCCACATATATATCCAg acatgaagaaagaaaaagcataaGTACAGaaag gaCCTTTAAAGAACTGAGTAAAGTTGAGGAGCAATTGTCTTTATGTAGGGAGCTCTGTGATGACTTGGCAGGAGATATGAAGAAAGAAGGTCTGAAG GGTAAAACAGTGACACTGAAGCTTAAGAATGTGAACTTTGAGGTTAAAACCAGGGCATCAACGGTGCCATATGCTGTTGCTACAGTGGATGAGATATTTGCTATTGCAAAGGATCTACTTAAAACGGAAGTAGAAAATGAAAGCCCACAGCCACTCAGACTCAGACTCATGG gtGTTCGAATTTCTGCTTTTGTCAGTTTGGATGATAAAAAGCCCCTGCAGAAGAGCATCGTTAGCTTTCTCCAACCAGGCAAAGCTGACTCCACTGGCTTTACACAAGAAATGCATCAAAAGCTTGAGAAAAAGCCCATCTCTGATTTCTCTATTCAAACTTGGTGCTTTGGTGGTCCTCCTCCAGTGCATATGTGCCAGAAACAAGAGGGAGGTCCCTGGCGGATTAAGCAGAAGGGGTTAGAGGGAGGCCAGATTAGTGATCAACAGTCTTTCTTCCAAAGGGCCCATGCCAAAAGACTGGAACTCCTGGCAGAAAAGTCAAGCACACAAGAGGAAGGACAGAGGGAGAATGTCTCTGTGATTACTCCCATAGACGTTCATGCTCAAAATGGTATAGAGTCATCAGTAGAAGTTCACAAGAGCAAAGCCTCTGGTTGTTTGGAAAATGACATTATTTTCTCCATAGAGACCCATGCATCCACATCAGGCTGTGGTAGCTCAGTGTCAAAGAGTCTCACCTGTCCAGTGTGTTTCAGGCAGGTTGAAACGACTGATTTGAATGTCTTCAATGGACACATAGACCAGTGTCTCAGTACTGCCTCTAGGAAGCCAAATCAAAGCGCATATCCCGACTCTGAGTCAGATTTGGAATTTGACATTGACCATAAAGTGGCGGAGAATTGGAATGGGGAGTGTAAAGTTGAAGCGAAAGATTTGGAGTCAAAAAGAGTGTATCCGCAGGAAGCCCAATGCAGCTCAAGAAATGATTTTGATGAAATGGTTTTGTCGATCAGTGGTCACAACAATAGCATGGTCTCAAAACTGCCTCAGGCATGTTATGATAAAGGCTCAGTCCTCATCTGCCCTGTATGTCAGCTGACCCAGGACACCGATGACCTCAATGTCTTCAACCACCATGTTGATCTGTGTCTAAACCAGGACGTCCTACATGAGCTGCATGGACAGACATCATCTCCCATAAATCCACCTTCAGTTACAAAGAGCAAGGCTGtag ATGGAGGCCAACTCCTGCCAAGGCAAGCAAGTAAAGGCAAAAGCAAAAG
- the polk gene encoding DNA polymerase kappa isoform X3, translated as MENGTALSKGEGFLSRMALNDNKAGMEGLDRDKINKIIMETSKGSRFYENELKREQQVNQRIEKMMLQKAQITEEQLKKAQAQVEKVALELERNRDLSRVIVHVDMDAFYAAVEMRDCPELEDKPMAVGSMSMLSTSNYHARKYGVRAAMPGFIAKKLCPNLVIVPPNFDKYRAVSDEIREIFADYDPHFQPVSLDEAYLDFTDHLEKRQSWPESSRTHCYHANGSTSVKQQIQHLQEAVQEEKDLSPVLFEDSPSSSPSLIGSEGVSGAAMAVEVFGTSVEEAVKEMRFRIEQKTMLTASAGIAPNLMLAKVCSDKKKPNGQYRLPSTREAVMDFIQNLPVRKVSGIGKVSEKMLNALGISCCSHLGQRMALLSLLFSETAWHHFMQISLGLGSTYISRHEERKSISTERTFKELSKVEEQLSLCRELCDDLAGDMKKEGLKGKTVTLKLKNVNFEVKTRASTVPYAVATVDEIFAIAKDLLKTEVENESPQPLRLRLMGVRISAFVSLDDKKPLQKSIVSFLQPGKADSTGFTQEMHQKLEKKPISDFSIQTWCFGGPPPVHMCQKQEGGPWRIKQKGLEGGQISDQQSFFQRAHAKRLELLAEKSSTQEEGQRENVSVITPIDVHAQNGIESSVEVHKSKASGCLENDIIFSIETHASTSGCGSSVSKSLTCPVCFRQVETTDLNVFNGHIDQCLSTASRKPNQSAYPDSESDLEFDIDHKVAENWNGECKVEAKDLESKRVYPQEAQCSSRNDFDEMVLSISGHNNSMVSKLPQACYDKGSVLICPVCQLTQDTDDLNVFNHHVDLCLNQDVLHELHGQTSSPINPPSVTKSKAVDGGQLLPRQASKGKSKRGLKASVLTRQLTSSSGDSHAHNLIWKT; from the exons GGACAAGATCAACAAGATCATCATGGAGACATCAAAG GGATCTAGGTTTTATGAGAATGAGCTAAAGAGAGAGCAGCAGGTGAACCAACGCATTGAGAAAATGATGCTCCAAAAGGCACAGATCACAGAGGAACAGCTGAAGAAAGCACAAGCTCAG GTGGAGAAAGTGGCCTTAGAGCTGGAGAGGAATCGTGATCTAAGCCGTGTAATTGTGCATGTGGACATGGATGCTTTCTATGCTGCTGTGGAGATGAGAGACTGTCCTGAGCTGGAGGATAAGCCCATGGCTGTAGGATCCATGAGCATGCTG tcaaCATCTAACTACCATGCCAGGAAGTACGGGGTCCGAGCTGCAATGCCTGGCTTTATTGCAAAGAAACTCTGCCCCAACTTAGTCATTGTTCCACCTAACTTTGATAAATACAGAGCAGTAAGTGACGAG ATCCGGGAGATTTTTGCGGACTATGACCCTCACTTCCAGCCAGTGAGCCTGGATGAAGCCTATCTGGACTTTACAGACCACCTggaaaagagacagagctgGCCAGAATCATCTCGTACACATTGCTACCACGCCAATGGCAGCACCTCAG TCAAACAGCAGATTCAGCATCTTCAGGAGGCAGTGCAAGAGGAAAAAGACCTCTCTCCAGTCTTGTTTGAGGACAGCCCGAGCTCCTCTCCCAGCTTGATAGGCTCTGAAGGTGTCAGTGGTGCTGCTATGGCTGTTGAGGTGTTTGGGACGTCTGTTGAAGAAGCGGTGAAAGAGATGCGCTTCCGCATCGAGCAAAAGACCATGCTGACCGCCAGTGCAG GAATTGCTCCAAACCTGATGCTTGCCAAGGTTTGCAGTGACAAGAAAAAGCCCAATGGCCAATACAGACTCCCCTCCACCAGAGAGGCAGTTATGGACTTCATTCAGAATCTTCCAGTTCGCAAA GTTTCTGGCATAGGGAAAGTGAGTGAAAAGATGCTCAATGCGCTAGGGATCAGTTGCTGTTCTCATCTTGGCCAACGGATGGCATTGCTGTCATTGTTGTTCTCTGAGACAGCCTGGCATCATTTCATGCAGATTTCCCTGGGTCTGGGCTCCACATATATATCCAg acatgaagaaagaaaaagcataaGTACAGaaag gaCCTTTAAAGAACTGAGTAAAGTTGAGGAGCAATTGTCTTTATGTAGGGAGCTCTGTGATGACTTGGCAGGAGATATGAAGAAAGAAGGTCTGAAG GGTAAAACAGTGACACTGAAGCTTAAGAATGTGAACTTTGAGGTTAAAACCAGGGCATCAACGGTGCCATATGCTGTTGCTACAGTGGATGAGATATTTGCTATTGCAAAGGATCTACTTAAAACGGAAGTAGAAAATGAAAGCCCACAGCCACTCAGACTCAGACTCATGG gtGTTCGAATTTCTGCTTTTGTCAGTTTGGATGATAAAAAGCCCCTGCAGAAGAGCATCGTTAGCTTTCTCCAACCAGGCAAAGCTGACTCCACTGGCTTTACACAAGAAATGCATCAAAAGCTTGAGAAAAAGCCCATCTCTGATTTCTCTATTCAAACTTGGTGCTTTGGTGGTCCTCCTCCAGTGCATATGTGCCAGAAACAAGAGGGAGGTCCCTGGCGGATTAAGCAGAAGGGGTTAGAGGGAGGCCAGATTAGTGATCAACAGTCTTTCTTCCAAAGGGCCCATGCCAAAAGACTGGAACTCCTGGCAGAAAAGTCAAGCACACAAGAGGAAGGACAGAGGGAGAATGTCTCTGTGATTACTCCCATAGACGTTCATGCTCAAAATGGTATAGAGTCATCAGTAGAAGTTCACAAGAGCAAAGCCTCTGGTTGTTTGGAAAATGACATTATTTTCTCCATAGAGACCCATGCATCCACATCAGGCTGTGGTAGCTCAGTGTCAAAGAGTCTCACCTGTCCAGTGTGTTTCAGGCAGGTTGAAACGACTGATTTGAATGTCTTCAATGGACACATAGACCAGTGTCTCAGTACTGCCTCTAGGAAGCCAAATCAAAGCGCATATCCCGACTCTGAGTCAGATTTGGAATTTGACATTGACCATAAAGTGGCGGAGAATTGGAATGGGGAGTGTAAAGTTGAAGCGAAAGATTTGGAGTCAAAAAGAGTGTATCCGCAGGAAGCCCAATGCAGCTCAAGAAATGATTTTGATGAAATGGTTTTGTCGATCAGTGGTCACAACAATAGCATGGTCTCAAAACTGCCTCAGGCATGTTATGATAAAGGCTCAGTCCTCATCTGCCCTGTATGTCAGCTGACCCAGGACACCGATGACCTCAATGTCTTCAACCACCATGTTGATCTGTGTCTAAACCAGGACGTCCTACATGAGCTGCATGGACAGACATCATCTCCCATAAATCCACCTTCAGTTACAAAGAGCAAGGCTGtag ATGGAGGCCAACTCCTGCCAAGGCAAGCAAGTAAAGGCAAAAGCAAAAG
- the polk gene encoding DNA polymerase kappa isoform X2, giving the protein MENGTALSKGEGFLSRMALNDNKAGMEGLDRDKINKIIMETSKGSRFYENELKREQQVNQRIEKMMLQKAQITEEQLKKAQAQVEKVALELERNRDLSRVIVHVDMDAFYAAVEMRDCPELEDKPMAVGSMSMLSTSNYHARKYGVRAAMPGFIAKKLCPNLVIVPPNFDKYRAVSDEIREIFADYDPHFQPVSLDEAYLDFTDHLEKRQSWPESSRTHCYHANGSTSVKQQIQHLQEAVQEEKDLSPVLFEDSPSSSPSLIGSEGVSGAAMAVEVFGTSVEEAVKEMRFRIEQKTMLTASAGIAPNLMLAKVCSDKKKPNGQYRLPSTREAVMDFIQNLPVRKTFLNLVKVMCYRQGKNIYKENLYKHVYIFYQVSGIGKVSEKMLNALGISCCSHLGQRMALLSLLFSETAWHHFMQISLGLGSTYISRHEERKSISTERTFKELSKVEEQLSLCRELCDDLAGDMKKEGLKGKTVTLKLKNVNFEVKTRASTVPYAVATVDEIFAIAKDLLKTEVENESPQPLRLRLMGVRISAFVSLDDKKPLQKSIVSFLQPGKADSTGFTQEMHQKLEKKPISDFSIQTWCFGGPPPVHMCQKQEGGPWRIKQKGLEGGQISDQQSFFQRAHAKRLELLAEKSSTQEEGQRENVSVITPIDVHAQNGIESSVEVHKSKASGCLENDIIFSIETHASTSGCGSSVSKSLTCPVCFRQVETTDLNVFNGHIDQCLSTASRKPNQSAYPDSESDLEFDIDHKVAENWNGECKVEAKDLESKRVYPQEAQCSSRNDFDEMVLSISGHNNSMVSKLPQACYDKGSVLICPVCQLTQDTDDLNVFNHHVDLCLNQDVLHELHGQTSSPINPPSVTKSKAVDGGQLLPRQASKGKSKRRDSPSCPCSKRAKGLGPHKTIDKFFR; this is encoded by the exons GGACAAGATCAACAAGATCATCATGGAGACATCAAAG GGATCTAGGTTTTATGAGAATGAGCTAAAGAGAGAGCAGCAGGTGAACCAACGCATTGAGAAAATGATGCTCCAAAAGGCACAGATCACAGAGGAACAGCTGAAGAAAGCACAAGCTCAG GTGGAGAAAGTGGCCTTAGAGCTGGAGAGGAATCGTGATCTAAGCCGTGTAATTGTGCATGTGGACATGGATGCTTTCTATGCTGCTGTGGAGATGAGAGACTGTCCTGAGCTGGAGGATAAGCCCATGGCTGTAGGATCCATGAGCATGCTG tcaaCATCTAACTACCATGCCAGGAAGTACGGGGTCCGAGCTGCAATGCCTGGCTTTATTGCAAAGAAACTCTGCCCCAACTTAGTCATTGTTCCACCTAACTTTGATAAATACAGAGCAGTAAGTGACGAG ATCCGGGAGATTTTTGCGGACTATGACCCTCACTTCCAGCCAGTGAGCCTGGATGAAGCCTATCTGGACTTTACAGACCACCTggaaaagagacagagctgGCCAGAATCATCTCGTACACATTGCTACCACGCCAATGGCAGCACCTCAG TCAAACAGCAGATTCAGCATCTTCAGGAGGCAGTGCAAGAGGAAAAAGACCTCTCTCCAGTCTTGTTTGAGGACAGCCCGAGCTCCTCTCCCAGCTTGATAGGCTCTGAAGGTGTCAGTGGTGCTGCTATGGCTGTTGAGGTGTTTGGGACGTCTGTTGAAGAAGCGGTGAAAGAGATGCGCTTCCGCATCGAGCAAAAGACCATGCTGACCGCCAGTGCAG GAATTGCTCCAAACCTGATGCTTGCCAAGGTTTGCAGTGACAAGAAAAAGCCCAATGGCCAATACAGACTCCCCTCCACCAGAGAGGCAGTTATGGACTTCATTCAGAATCTTCCAGTTCGCAAA accTTTTTAAATTTGGTGAAGGTGATGTGCTACAGACaaggtaaaaatatatataaggAAAATCTgtataaacatgtttatattttctacCAGGTTTCTGGCATAGGGAAAGTGAGTGAAAAGATGCTCAATGCGCTAGGGATCAGTTGCTGTTCTCATCTTGGCCAACGGATGGCATTGCTGTCATTGTTGTTCTCTGAGACAGCCTGGCATCATTTCATGCAGATTTCCCTGGGTCTGGGCTCCACATATATATCCAg acatgaagaaagaaaaagcataaGTACAGaaag gaCCTTTAAAGAACTGAGTAAAGTTGAGGAGCAATTGTCTTTATGTAGGGAGCTCTGTGATGACTTGGCAGGAGATATGAAGAAAGAAGGTCTGAAG GGTAAAACAGTGACACTGAAGCTTAAGAATGTGAACTTTGAGGTTAAAACCAGGGCATCAACGGTGCCATATGCTGTTGCTACAGTGGATGAGATATTTGCTATTGCAAAGGATCTACTTAAAACGGAAGTAGAAAATGAAAGCCCACAGCCACTCAGACTCAGACTCATGG gtGTTCGAATTTCTGCTTTTGTCAGTTTGGATGATAAAAAGCCCCTGCAGAAGAGCATCGTTAGCTTTCTCCAACCAGGCAAAGCTGACTCCACTGGCTTTACACAAGAAATGCATCAAAAGCTTGAGAAAAAGCCCATCTCTGATTTCTCTATTCAAACTTGGTGCTTTGGTGGTCCTCCTCCAGTGCATATGTGCCAGAAACAAGAGGGAGGTCCCTGGCGGATTAAGCAGAAGGGGTTAGAGGGAGGCCAGATTAGTGATCAACAGTCTTTCTTCCAAAGGGCCCATGCCAAAAGACTGGAACTCCTGGCAGAAAAGTCAAGCACACAAGAGGAAGGACAGAGGGAGAATGTCTCTGTGATTACTCCCATAGACGTTCATGCTCAAAATGGTATAGAGTCATCAGTAGAAGTTCACAAGAGCAAAGCCTCTGGTTGTTTGGAAAATGACATTATTTTCTCCATAGAGACCCATGCATCCACATCAGGCTGTGGTAGCTCAGTGTCAAAGAGTCTCACCTGTCCAGTGTGTTTCAGGCAGGTTGAAACGACTGATTTGAATGTCTTCAATGGACACATAGACCAGTGTCTCAGTACTGCCTCTAGGAAGCCAAATCAAAGCGCATATCCCGACTCTGAGTCAGATTTGGAATTTGACATTGACCATAAAGTGGCGGAGAATTGGAATGGGGAGTGTAAAGTTGAAGCGAAAGATTTGGAGTCAAAAAGAGTGTATCCGCAGGAAGCCCAATGCAGCTCAAGAAATGATTTTGATGAAATGGTTTTGTCGATCAGTGGTCACAACAATAGCATGGTCTCAAAACTGCCTCAGGCATGTTATGATAAAGGCTCAGTCCTCATCTGCCCTGTATGTCAGCTGACCCAGGACACCGATGACCTCAATGTCTTCAACCACCATGTTGATCTGTGTCTAAACCAGGACGTCCTACATGAGCTGCATGGACAGACATCATCTCCCATAAATCCACCTTCAGTTACAAAGAGCAAGGCTGtag ATGGAGGCCAACTCCTGCCAAGGCAAGCAAGTAAAGGCAAAAGCAAAAG
- the polk gene encoding DNA polymerase kappa isoform X4, giving the protein MENGTALSKGEGFLSRMALNDNKAGMEGLDRDKINKIIMETSKGSRFYENELKREQQVNQRIEKMMLQKAQITEEQLKKAQAQVEKVALELERNRDLSRVIVHVDMDAFYAAVEMRDCPELEDKPMAVGSMSMLSTSNYHARKYGVRAAMPGFIAKKLCPNLVIVPPNFDKYRAVSDEIREIFADYDPHFQPVSLDEAYLDFTDHLEKRQSWPESSRTHCYHANGSTSVKQQIQHLQEAVQEEKDLSPVLFEDSPSSSPSLIGSEGVSGAAMAVEVFGTSVEEAVKEMRFRIEQKTMLTASAGIAPNLMLAKVCSDKKKPNGQYRLPSTREAVMDFIQNLPVRKVSGIGKVSEKMLNALGISCCSHLGQRMALLSLLFSETAWHHFMQISLGLGSTYISRHEERKSISTERTFKELSKVEEQLSLCRELCDDLAGDMKKEGLKGKTVTLKLKNVNFEVKTRASTVPYAVATVDEIFAIAKDLLKTEVENESPQPLRLRLMGVRISAFVSLDDKKPLQKSIVSFLQPGKADSTGFTQEMHQKLEKKPISDFSIQTWCFGGPPPVHMCQKQEGGPWRIKQKGLEGGQISDQQSFFQRAHAKRLELLAEKSSTQEEGQRENVSVITPIDVHAQNGIESSVEVHKSKASGCLENDIIFSIETHASTSGCGSSVSKSLTCPVCFRQVETTDLNVFNGHIDQCLSTASRKPNQSAYPDSESDLEFDIDHKVAENWNGECKVEAKDLESKRVYPQEAQCSSRNDFDEMVLSISGHNNSMVSKLPQACYDKGSVLICPVCQLTQDTDDLNVFNHHVDLCLNQDVLHELHGQTSSPINPPSVTKSKAVDGGQLLPRQASKGKSKRRDSPSCPCSKRAKGLGPHKTIDKFFR; this is encoded by the exons GGACAAGATCAACAAGATCATCATGGAGACATCAAAG GGATCTAGGTTTTATGAGAATGAGCTAAAGAGAGAGCAGCAGGTGAACCAACGCATTGAGAAAATGATGCTCCAAAAGGCACAGATCACAGAGGAACAGCTGAAGAAAGCACAAGCTCAG GTGGAGAAAGTGGCCTTAGAGCTGGAGAGGAATCGTGATCTAAGCCGTGTAATTGTGCATGTGGACATGGATGCTTTCTATGCTGCTGTGGAGATGAGAGACTGTCCTGAGCTGGAGGATAAGCCCATGGCTGTAGGATCCATGAGCATGCTG tcaaCATCTAACTACCATGCCAGGAAGTACGGGGTCCGAGCTGCAATGCCTGGCTTTATTGCAAAGAAACTCTGCCCCAACTTAGTCATTGTTCCACCTAACTTTGATAAATACAGAGCAGTAAGTGACGAG ATCCGGGAGATTTTTGCGGACTATGACCCTCACTTCCAGCCAGTGAGCCTGGATGAAGCCTATCTGGACTTTACAGACCACCTggaaaagagacagagctgGCCAGAATCATCTCGTACACATTGCTACCACGCCAATGGCAGCACCTCAG TCAAACAGCAGATTCAGCATCTTCAGGAGGCAGTGCAAGAGGAAAAAGACCTCTCTCCAGTCTTGTTTGAGGACAGCCCGAGCTCCTCTCCCAGCTTGATAGGCTCTGAAGGTGTCAGTGGTGCTGCTATGGCTGTTGAGGTGTTTGGGACGTCTGTTGAAGAAGCGGTGAAAGAGATGCGCTTCCGCATCGAGCAAAAGACCATGCTGACCGCCAGTGCAG GAATTGCTCCAAACCTGATGCTTGCCAAGGTTTGCAGTGACAAGAAAAAGCCCAATGGCCAATACAGACTCCCCTCCACCAGAGAGGCAGTTATGGACTTCATTCAGAATCTTCCAGTTCGCAAA GTTTCTGGCATAGGGAAAGTGAGTGAAAAGATGCTCAATGCGCTAGGGATCAGTTGCTGTTCTCATCTTGGCCAACGGATGGCATTGCTGTCATTGTTGTTCTCTGAGACAGCCTGGCATCATTTCATGCAGATTTCCCTGGGTCTGGGCTCCACATATATATCCAg acatgaagaaagaaaaagcataaGTACAGaaag gaCCTTTAAAGAACTGAGTAAAGTTGAGGAGCAATTGTCTTTATGTAGGGAGCTCTGTGATGACTTGGCAGGAGATATGAAGAAAGAAGGTCTGAAG GGTAAAACAGTGACACTGAAGCTTAAGAATGTGAACTTTGAGGTTAAAACCAGGGCATCAACGGTGCCATATGCTGTTGCTACAGTGGATGAGATATTTGCTATTGCAAAGGATCTACTTAAAACGGAAGTAGAAAATGAAAGCCCACAGCCACTCAGACTCAGACTCATGG gtGTTCGAATTTCTGCTTTTGTCAGTTTGGATGATAAAAAGCCCCTGCAGAAGAGCATCGTTAGCTTTCTCCAACCAGGCAAAGCTGACTCCACTGGCTTTACACAAGAAATGCATCAAAAGCTTGAGAAAAAGCCCATCTCTGATTTCTCTATTCAAACTTGGTGCTTTGGTGGTCCTCCTCCAGTGCATATGTGCCAGAAACAAGAGGGAGGTCCCTGGCGGATTAAGCAGAAGGGGTTAGAGGGAGGCCAGATTAGTGATCAACAGTCTTTCTTCCAAAGGGCCCATGCCAAAAGACTGGAACTCCTGGCAGAAAAGTCAAGCACACAAGAGGAAGGACAGAGGGAGAATGTCTCTGTGATTACTCCCATAGACGTTCATGCTCAAAATGGTATAGAGTCATCAGTAGAAGTTCACAAGAGCAAAGCCTCTGGTTGTTTGGAAAATGACATTATTTTCTCCATAGAGACCCATGCATCCACATCAGGCTGTGGTAGCTCAGTGTCAAAGAGTCTCACCTGTCCAGTGTGTTTCAGGCAGGTTGAAACGACTGATTTGAATGTCTTCAATGGACACATAGACCAGTGTCTCAGTACTGCCTCTAGGAAGCCAAATCAAAGCGCATATCCCGACTCTGAGTCAGATTTGGAATTTGACATTGACCATAAAGTGGCGGAGAATTGGAATGGGGAGTGTAAAGTTGAAGCGAAAGATTTGGAGTCAAAAAGAGTGTATCCGCAGGAAGCCCAATGCAGCTCAAGAAATGATTTTGATGAAATGGTTTTGTCGATCAGTGGTCACAACAATAGCATGGTCTCAAAACTGCCTCAGGCATGTTATGATAAAGGCTCAGTCCTCATCTGCCCTGTATGTCAGCTGACCCAGGACACCGATGACCTCAATGTCTTCAACCACCATGTTGATCTGTGTCTAAACCAGGACGTCCTACATGAGCTGCATGGACAGACATCATCTCCCATAAATCCACCTTCAGTTACAAAGAGCAAGGCTGtag ATGGAGGCCAACTCCTGCCAAGGCAAGCAAGTAAAGGCAAAAGCAAAAG